A segment of the Streptomyces sp. NBC_00091 genome:
ACGCGTCCTCCAACTGCTCGGGCAGCGCGGGGTCCGTACGCCGGAACTCCTCCTTCGGCAGCAGGTCCGCCTCGGAGACGACGCCGACGACCCGGCCCTCGCCTTCCAGGACGGGGACGGCGCTGACCTTCCACTGGTGCATCAGCTCGACGATCTCCTTGTAGGAAGCCTCGCGGCCGATGGCGACGGCGGTGTGCGTCATGACGTCACTGACGGTGTAGCGGGATGCGGGCATGACCGGCTCCTTCGGCGTACGGACGATCAGAGGAAGCTGCCGCTGCCATAGGGCGCGTACAGGTCGAGAAGGCGCACGCGGGCGGCCTGCAGCCGGTTGGCGAGGACCTGCCCGACCCAGTGGCCCAGGGCAGAGCCGAAGGCGGCGTCAGTGTCCATCAGCGCCCGTACGCGTGCCGCGTCGAACTCGTACGCACGGACGGGCGTCATCGCCTCCGCACCCAGACGCCAGGAGTACGGCTTGAAGAGCCACGAGCAGCCGACCAGCTGGCCGGCGCCGAGGCTCTCGATGACGGCGGCGCGCCGCCCGGGCACATGGACGTCCAAGGTCACGGTTCCGGACCGGACGATCCAGAACCGATCGGCGTGGCCACCCTCGCGAAAGAGATGGGCCCCCTCGACGAAGTTGACCTCTCGGGCCAGTTCCATCAGACGGGAGCGGCAGTCGGCGGGCAGCGCCTCGGAGAGACGAGCGGGTGAAGGGGTGCTCATGAACGGCCTCCTGTTCGAGTCCGTCTTCAGTCTTGGCGTTCCCGCCGGTCCCGGGCATGGGCCCTCTGGTCCCGTCTATGGGCCGACCGGCCCATGCCGGGCATGGCGCAGCCGGAGATCCTGGCAGCAGATGGCCGGCTCGCGGCCGTCGACCCGTCCACCTGGCAGGTGCGCGATGTACTGGAATGGCCATGGCATGGGGGCCTGGGGATGGTTCGCCATGTCCCTCACCACGCTGATCTTCTGGACCCTGATCGTCGCGGCGACCGTCCTCGTGGTCCGCGCCCTCAGGCGAGATGGTGCGGACGGGCGGACTGCACCCGCGCCTTACTCAGCCTCCGACAGCGGGGCCGAAAGGCTTCTCGCGGAACGATTCGCCAGAGGCGAGATCGACGAGGAGGAGTACACCCGGCGGCTCGCGGTGCTGCGAAGCCACGGCCCTGGGCCCACGCCCCTTTGAGAAGCCAACAGCGGGCAAGGGCACCGGCGTCCCGCCCGCTTGACCGAGGATGCCCACGATGAAGAGCGACCCGGCCATTACGACCACCAGCTCGCCCCCCGTCAGCATGCAGGGACGGCAGATGGAAGAGCTCAGCGCTGACGAGGCGTTGGAGCTGCTGGGCACCGTTCCGCTGGGCCGGATCGTGTTCACCCGTAACGCGCTGCCCGCGGTGCGCCCCGTCAACCACCTTCTCGACGCAGGCGACATCATCGTCCGGGTCCAGGACGGCTCGACGCTGGGAGCCTTGCTCGCGGCTCAGGCAGATGCGGGCGTAGTCGTCGCGTACGAAGCCGACGTCATCGATCAAGGCGCGCACCTGGGCTGGAGCGTGGTCGCCACCGGCTACGCCACCGCAGTCACCGCCCCCAGCGAGATCGAGCGCTACGCGCACCTCCTGCACCCGTGGGTCGAGGGCACCGCATCGGGCGCCATCCGGATCAGGCCCGACCTGATCACCGGCTTCCGCCTGCGTGAGAGCAGCCCGTAGAGGTCGGCCCACGCGCGCTTCACCTCCTCGCAGCCCTCCGCCCGGCACCATGGTGAGGCACAGGCCCGCATGGAGTCCCGGAGGTGCCATGCCGAAGCACGGACGGATCACCGCGATTCCGCCCGCCTTCCGTGGCTACCGGACGAGCTGGCTACGGGGCGACGTCCTGGCCGGAATCACGGTCGCCGCCTACCTGGTCCCCCAGGTCATGGCCTACGCGGGCGTGGCAGGTCTGCCTCCGGTCGTAGGCCTGTGGGCCGTCCTGCCGGCCATGGTCCTCTACGCCCTGAGCGGCACCTCGCGCCTGCTGTCCGTCGGACCGGAGTCGACCACCGCCCTCATGACCGCCGTGGCCGTCGGGCCACTCGCGGCCGGCGACCCCACGCGCTACGCGGCGCTTGCGGCAGCCCTGGCCCTCGTCGTCGGCCTGCTCTGTTTGGTCGCGTGGGCCATCCGGCTCGGCTTCCTGGCCGACCTTCTCTCCAGGCCCGTGCTCGTTGGCTACCTGGCCGGTGTCGCCTTCATCATGATCGTGGATCAGCTGCCCCGCCTCACCGGGACCAGCGGCAGCGGATCGGGGTTCTTCCCCCAGCTCTTCTCGTTTCTCCGCCACATCGGCGACCTGCACCGGCCCACGACCGTCATGGCCGCGGGCTGCCTGCTCCTGCTGTTCGCCCTGCCGCTGCTGTGGCGCGCTCTGCCCGGACCGCTCGTTGTCCTCCTTCTCGCCACGGCGGTAGTGACGGTCTTCGCACTGGACGAGGACCAGGGGATCGACGTCATCGGCGCGGTGCCGTCCGGCTTGCCGGGTTTCGCCCTGCCCCGGCTGACCGACCTCGCCGACCTGGTGCTCCCGGCTCTCGGCGTTCTGCTGGTCGGCTACACCGATGTCGTCCTGACCGCGCGCGCCTTCGCCCGGCACGACGACCCGCACCGCCTGGACGCCAACCGCGAGCTGCTGGCCCTCGGCGCGGCGAACCTCGGCGCCGGAGTCCTGCACGGCTTCCCGGTCAGCAGCAGTGCCAGCCGCACCGCCCTCGCGGACTCCTCGGGAGCCCGTACCCAGGTGTACTCCCTCGCCGGCGCCGCCTGCGTGGCCGCCGTCCTCCTCTTCCTCGGCCCGCTGCTCACACACACCCCCGCCGCCGCCCTCGGCGCCATCGTCGTCTACGCCGCCGTACGCCTGGTCGAGGTGAGCGAGTTCCGCAGGCTGGCAGCCTTCCGACGCCGCGAACTACTCCTGGCCATCGGCTGCACCCTCGGCGTCCTCGCCCTGGGCATCTTGTACGGCGTCCTGGTCGCGGTGGCCCTCTCGGTAATCGATCTGCTTGCAAGGGTTGCTCGTCCACACGATGCCGTCCTGGGGATCGTTCCGGGCCTGGCGGGCATGCACGACGTCGACGACTACCCGACTGCCCGCACCGTCCCGGGCCTGCTCATCTACCGCTATGACTCTCCGCTGTTCTTCGCGAACGCCGAGGATTTCCGCCGCCGCGCAATGGCGGCTGTCGATGTGCAGGACGGACCGGTCGACTGGTTCGTCCTGAACACCGAGGCCAACGTCGAGGTCGATATCACCGCCCTTGACGCCGTCGAGGCCCTGCGCGCCGAACTCGTAGAGAGGGACGTCGTGTTCGCCCTCGCCCGTGTCAAGCAGGAACTTCGCGAATCCCTCGATGCCTACGGCCTCACGGCGGCGGTCGGGGCGAACCGCATTTACCCGACCCTGCCGACAGCCATCGCTGCTTTCCACGCCTGGCAGCGGTCCGCCAACCATGATCCCGGCCCATGATGAGAGAACGGAACCGTGGCTTCTTCACGCGAGACCTTGGCTGCGGAGCCTGTGCGCGGGGGTGAAGCCACGACGATGGCCGGCGACCCCGGATCTGGGGACCAGATCTGGGGACCAGTGCCTAGTACACGCATCTGGGTAATGGAGTAAGGAGGCCCGAACTCTGCGGTGAACTGCTGGCGCGGAGCGGCGCCGTACCGGTCCTCTCCTCCCTTGACCTGCCCCATCACGCGCGTTTCCGCCGCGCGATGAACGCGATCCGGCCAGAACGTCCCCATCGGGCCGGCCCAGCGCACCCCGCCCGCCCTCTGCCCGTCGACGCACAGAGGGCGGGCGGAACTTCACGTTGGAAGCCGATGCGCGGCCGGTAGGCGACCCAGCGGACGCGTGGCACACCGGCTGACGAGCACGGCCTGCGCCTTCGGGCGGACCGCGTGCAGGGGGGACGTATCCGAGGGCCACGGAGAAAGTGCCGGTGGTGTCACGCAGGACGGTGTCGATGTCCTGGTGGCGGGAGACGACCCAGACGTCGAGCTGGCGGTCGTGGTGCACGGGGTGATGGGTTCGCAGGTGTGCGTAGAGGGGGCCGGGTTCGCCGGCCCCATGCGCGGTGATGGCGTCGGGCCGGGCTACCGGGCAGCTGGAGCCGGGTGTTCGTTTGGGTCCGGGCACCCGGGGGCCGGGAGGCTTCCTCGTGCGACAATGCCATTCGATTGTGCAACCCGACCCCGTCCGTTTTTAACTCGGCGGGATAGTGCTTCATGGCCATCTGTGCGGACTCCGTATCCACCCGGACCGTCAAGATCCAAGTGTCTCTGGTGCCCGACATCCGGGTCAACACCCGATCAGTTAGCTGGTCCCGGCAGGTTGGTCTTGACGTGGAGTGATTGTGGGCCTTTGAAGATGCTCAGCTGTCGTGGGGCAGGAGGTAGATGACTGGCGAGTTCCAGGTTTGGGAAACGCTGGACGAGGAGCTCGATTGCGAAATTGAGTTCCATCTTTGCGAGGGGCGCCCCGGCGCAGTTGTGGATTCCGTAGCCGAAGGCCATCGCCGCCGTCTGGCTTCTGGGGCAGTATGGATCGTATGTCTGGGGAGCCTTGTAATGGGCTTCGTCGCGGTTGGCGGAACAGTAAAGCAGGAGCATGAGGTCTGCCTGCTGAAAGTTGATTCCACGAAATTCAGTGCCTTTGTGGACGACGGTTCGAAAAGTTCCGATGACTGAGCTGTCGAATCGCAACCCTTCCTGAACTGCTGCCTCGGAGTCGAGCCGCCCAGCGGCAAGGTCATTCCAAACCCCTGTGTGCAGCAGTGTGTGAACGATATTAGAGAGGGCGTCTGCTGTTGATTCCCATCCTGCGACGATGAATGAGAAGAGAAGGTTGGCCAATTGTGATCGGCTAAGCTTTCGCCCGTCGATGGTAACCGCACCCCAGGCGCTCGCGAGATCATTCTGCGGGGACGCGATTCGGCGGTCTGCGAGGTCGATCAGATAGTCGATAGCCGGTGCACAGCGGTTTCCGCTGGCTGCCAGTTGATCTGGAGTGTGAGTGTGGGAGCCGAACATGATGCTATGGATGTCGGCCAGCCATCCTGACCATTTTCCCGTTGTTTTGGGGTCGATTCCCATGACGTGGAGCACCGATCTGAGGGCGATGGTGTGAGCGAATTCCGCGACGTCGAATTCGCTGGCGATCGCTCGGGCGTCCACCTCATTCTGGATGATGGCGCGAACACCGTCCTCGTACTGCCTGGTGGCTCGGGCTCCGAAACCAGCGTGAGCGACGCGTCGGACGAACCGGTGTTCCGGCGCGTCCGTGAGGGTGATCGGCAAGTTGTCCCAGATGAAGTCTACGATTTTCGCTGCTTCCGGCGGGAGGCCAGTTGGTCGAATGATGGCAGATTCCGACGAGAATCGCTGGGGGTCTCCGGCGATTTCTCGCACGTCGTCATATCGAGTAATGCACCAGGCGTTAAGCGCCTCGGAGAAGAAGATCGGCTGATGGGCGCGCGCCCAATCCAGCGTACGGTAGAGATCCTTATGATCTTGGCCAAATGGATTGAAAGTTGCCAGTTCCACTTTTGATCGACTAACCCTTTCGGTCGGGCTGAATTTCTGCGGGAACTTCGATCCGCTGGTCCGTCATGTCGATGAGCCATCGGTCGATGTCCAGTAGCCAGTACTGCTCGACGGTCAGGAGGTAGAGCCGCCGGCCCCCGTCGCGGAAATACGTCTCTGGAGGCAGTAGGAGCTGTTGGCGGACCGCCTCATCCGGAAAGTTGAGATCGTAGAAAGTCTTATGGAATGCGATTACTTCAGACTCGTGTTCAATCGAACGCGCTGTTCCCGAATACTGCATTCCATCGAGGCCGAAACCAGGCAGACCCGTCATATAGATGGAACCGGCGACAGATCGCTCCGCGGCGATGTCGCGAGAGTGCCTCGCACTGGCCATCGAGGCCCACAAGAGCCGAAGCGGTCGGTGCAGCGCGACGAAATTCACGGTCGCGGCCCAGGGCGTTCTGCCGTCATGGGTGGCGAGCGTGGTGAATCGAGCGTTGGCCAGGAGGCGGTCGACCCGCTCGTTCAGGGTTGGCTCCACTGCGTTCTCGGCTTCCGTCTCAGGGCTTCGTCGTATGGGGGGTGATGTCGGTCCAGTGCGCGGTGATGTAGGCACTGCACGCTTGGCGGGTGGAGCTGGCCAGTACAGTGCGCCACCCGGTCGGCACCTCGGCGAACTCCGGCCAGAGCGAGTGCTGGCCCTGCTCATTGACGAGCACGTGGAAGGCACCGCTCTGGTCGTCGAAAGGGTTGGTCTCCACATCAATCTCCACGGTTTTCAGAGGTCAGGAATCCATTGGCGGTGAGCTGGCCGATGTAGCCGCTGAGGAGGTCCTCAGTGGGTGGGCAGCTCGTACCGGTGAGCTCTCCGACGAGCTTCCACGTCCGGACGCACGACAAGATCGGCATGCTGTCCTCGAGGTAGAGCTCGACGACGCTCTTGCGCTGCGCGCCCCACCGTTCCGTGAACAGAGGGGTGAACGGCGCGATACCGGACTCAGGTCGTTCACCGGTGAAGGCGAGAAGCCGGTCGATCCACTGGTCCCACGGGATCTGATCCACCTGATGGCCTGCTTCGTTGAGGTGGCGGACCAGGTCGCCGAGGATCGCGTAGCGCGGATTGTTCAGGTGGTGGGCGGATCCGTCGGCGGGCAGGTCGAGCGAGATCTGCACGATGGCCCCGGTGACGAGATCCACCGGGGTGAAATCCATCGGCAGGTTGCAGTCGGGCGCGGCGCCCATGGCGACGAATGTCTTGATCAGCGTGCAGAGGAACCCGTCGGTCTTCCAGTTCCCGCTCTTCGAATGGCCGGTGACATCGTGCGGGCGGTGGATGGCGTAGCGCATACCTTGGCCACCGGCCTTGCGGATGAGCTCCTCGGACACCCATTTCGTCTCGGGATAGCCCATGAACAGGTGATCGGGGTGGCTGGGAACGTCCGCCTCGTCCACCGCCCGGACGCCGAAGAGTCCCGCTGAGGAGAAGACCGCTTGGGTGGAAATGTAGTGGAGGGCCTTGGAGCGTCCGCCGGCGGCGAGCCGAATCATCTGCCGGGTTCCCTCGACGTTGACCGGGCTGAGGGCGCTGTAGGGGTAGAGGAAGTTCACCCATGCGGCGTTGTGGTAGATCAGGTCGATGTTGTCGCTCAGCCATGCGTGGTGTTCCGGGCTGAGACCGAGTCGGTCACCGGCCAGGTCGCCTGCCACCGCGATGATCCGTGCGGTGTCGAGGTCTGGCCCGTCCAGGCCGTAGGTCGTCAGCGCCTCCTTGATGCGAAGCGTCGCGGCGGCGTCATCAGCGGCTCGGACCAGGCAGTGAACGGTCATGTCGCTTCTGGACAGCAGGTCGGCCAGAAGGTGCGCGCCCAGGAATCCAGTCGCACCGGTCAGGAGCGCGTGCTGGGGGCGGCGGTGCGAGCCTTCTCGCTGACGGGGGAAGCCCAGTCCCGCATCGAGGACCGACTCGGCGGCGAAATCGGGGACCGTTCGCTGGGGCGCGGTGGCCTGGTCCGGCGTGAGCGCCCGTGCCACGGCGCCGGCCAGCGCGTCTACGGTCGAGTCGTGCAGCAGTGCCTTCAGCAGGTTCCGGCTGTCCTTCGGACGCAACTCGAACGACCGGACGATTCTTGCGACCAGCCGCGTCGCCAGCATGGACGTTCCTCCGTGCCCGAAGAAGTCATCGCCGGGACCGATGTGCCGAATCCCGAGGACCTCGGCGCAGTGCGCGGCCACCTTCCGGGTGAGGTCGCTCTGCGGAACGGCCGCGGGGCCGGCGCTTGGAGCAATCTCGAGCGGCAGCGCCGTCAGCATCGCCCGGTCTGTCTTGCCGTTGGCAGTGAGGGGCAGTTGGTCCAATCGGACCATCAGGTCGGGCACGAGCTGGTCCGGCAGCTCGCCGATGAGCCAGGCGCGCAACGCGGCCGGGCTGAGGTCGGCTTCGGCGGTGTAGTAGCCGACCAGCCGCTTGTCGGCGGGCGAGGCCCCATGCGCGACCACTGCGGTTCCCAAGACCTGCGGGTGGCGGCGCACGGCGTGCTCCACCTCGCCCGGTTCGATCCGGCGTCCGCGGATCTTGAGCTGGTCATCGGTTCGGCCGATCAAGACGAACGCCCCGTCCGCCTGGACACGGGCGAGGTCGCCCGTCCGGTACATCCGTGCACCAGGGGGTCCGAAAGGGCAGGCGACGAAGCGGGCGGCCGTCAGGACCGGCCGGTTGACGTAGCCGTCGGCCACCCCGGGCCCCGCAACGTACAGTTCGGCGACCTCTCCGGGGGCAACCTGCCGGAGGTGCTCGTCGAGGAGATAGATCTGGTGGGCGCCGAGAGGGCGGCCGACAGGCACCGTCTCGGGCACCTGACCCGCCTGATCCAGGCTGTGCGTGGTGATGGCGACGGTGGCCTCGGTGGGGCCGTAGGCATCGATCACCGTGAGACCCGGGCAGTTCAGGAGAACTTGGCGGACCGCCTCGGGCGGTACCGCCTCTCCTCCGGTCCACAGCTGCGACACGTTTTCCAGGCTGGCCGGATCCTCCTGCGCGAGAAGTTGGAAGAGACTCGCCGTCAGCAGCAGCGCGGT
Coding sequences within it:
- a CDS encoding Crp/Fnr family transcriptional regulator, giving the protein MSTPSPARLSEALPADCRSRLMELAREVNFVEGAHLFREGGHADRFWIVRSGTVTLDVHVPGRRAAVIESLGAGQLVGCSWLFKPYSWRLGAEAMTPVRAYEFDAARVRALMDTDAAFGSALGHWVGQVLANRLQAARVRLLDLYAPYGSGSFL
- a CDS encoding SHOCT domain-containing protein, translated to MSLTTLIFWTLIVAATVLVVRALRRDGADGRTAPAPYSASDSGAERLLAERFARGEIDEEEYTRRLAVLRSHGPGPTPL
- a CDS encoding pyridoxamine 5'-phosphate oxidase family protein encodes the protein MKSDPAITTTSSPPVSMQGRQMEELSADEALELLGTVPLGRIVFTRNALPAVRPVNHLLDAGDIIVRVQDGSTLGALLAAQADAGVVVAYEADVIDQGAHLGWSVVATGYATAVTAPSEIERYAHLLHPWVEGTASGAIRIRPDLITGFRLRESSP
- a CDS encoding SulP family inorganic anion transporter, giving the protein MPKHGRITAIPPAFRGYRTSWLRGDVLAGITVAAYLVPQVMAYAGVAGLPPVVGLWAVLPAMVLYALSGTSRLLSVGPESTTALMTAVAVGPLAAGDPTRYAALAAALALVVGLLCLVAWAIRLGFLADLLSRPVLVGYLAGVAFIMIVDQLPRLTGTSGSGSGFFPQLFSFLRHIGDLHRPTTVMAAGCLLLLFALPLLWRALPGPLVVLLLATAVVTVFALDEDQGIDVIGAVPSGLPGFALPRLTDLADLVLPALGVLLVGYTDVVLTARAFARHDDPHRLDANRELLALGAANLGAGVLHGFPVSSSASRTALADSSGARTQVYSLAGAACVAAVLLFLGPLLTHTPAAALGAIVVYAAVRLVEVSEFRRLAAFRRRELLLAIGCTLGVLALGILYGVLVAVALSVIDLLARVARPHDAVLGIVPGLAGMHDVDDYPTARTVPGLLIYRYDSPLFFANAEDFRRRAMAAVDVQDGPVDWFVLNTEANVEVDITALDAVEALRAELVERDVVFALARVKQELRESLDAYGLTAAVGANRIYPTLPTAIAAFHAWQRSANHDPGP
- a CDS encoding cytochrome P450, which codes for MELATFNPFGQDHKDLYRTLDWARAHQPIFFSEALNAWCITRYDDVREIAGDPQRFSSESAIIRPTGLPPEAAKIVDFIWDNLPITLTDAPEHRFVRRVAHAGFGARATRQYEDGVRAIIQNEVDARAIASEFDVAEFAHTIALRSVLHVMGIDPKTTGKWSGWLADIHSIMFGSHTHTPDQLAASGNRCAPAIDYLIDLADRRIASPQNDLASAWGAVTIDGRKLSRSQLANLLFSFIVAGWESTADALSNIVHTLLHTGVWNDLAAGRLDSEAAVQEGLRFDSSVIGTFRTVVHKGTEFRGINFQQADLMLLLYCSANRDEAHYKAPQTYDPYCPRSQTAAMAFGYGIHNCAGAPLAKMELNFAIELLVQRFPNLELASHLPPAPRQLSIFKGPQSLHVKTNLPGPAN
- a CDS encoding pyridoxamine 5'-phosphate oxidase family protein, encoding MEPTLNERVDRLLANARFTTLATHDGRTPWAATVNFVALHRPLRLLWASMASARHSRDIAAERSVAGSIYMTGLPGFGLDGMQYSGTARSIEHESEVIAFHKTFYDLNFPDEAVRQQLLLPPETYFRDGGRRLYLLTVEQYWLLDIDRWLIDMTDQRIEVPAEIQPDRKG
- a CDS encoding MbtH family protein; its protein translation is METNPFDDQSGAFHVLVNEQGQHSLWPEFAEVPTGWRTVLASSTRQACSAYITAHWTDITPHTTKP